TTTCATGGTGATTGATGCCTTTGCCTTTCCGCTGACCAATCGGGACGGCACGGCAGAAGCTCAGCAGGCTTTCGCCCGCATGGTGCTCGACCGCGACAATCAGGTCGCATTCAGCCGGATCAAGGGGTCCTTGCCGGTACGCACCGATGTCGATCCGTCCGGACTCGATCGTTGCGGCAAGCTTGGGCTGGAGATGATCAAGGCCAAGAAGGGCGAAGTCAGCGCCCAATCCCAGGCCATGCCGGCCCAGATGTCGGAGGGCTGGATCGCCGTGGTGGGCGACTTTTTCAACAACAGAGACATGTCGCCGCAAGAGGTTCAGAAACGCCTGCACGACCTGCTGATGCAGCGCTGAGCGTGAATTGCCGCCGATGCGCTTCGAAAGCGGTCCAGCCGGATACGGATGAAGGCTGGCGCTCCCTCGCCGCCAGATCGGCTTCATTGAGGCCGGGGGATATCATCGCCGTGGAAATCCCGGCTATAGGTGTTCCCAGCAATCCCGTCGTCAATGAAGGAGACTTGTAATGTCGCAAGAAATGTTCGAACGCGGCCTGGCGATCCGCAAGGAAGTTCTCGGCGCCGACTATGTGGAGAAGGCGCTTGGTGCAGCCGACGATTTCAACCGGGACTTTCAGAACCTCGTAACCGAATATTGCTGGGGTGCCGGCTGGGGGCGATCTGCCCTCACCCGCCGCGACAAAAGTCTTCTGAATCTCGTCATGCTTGGCGCCTTGAACCGGAGCCACGAGTTCAAGCTGCACGTGAAGGGCGCTCTGACGAACGGTTGCAGCCGCGAAGAAATCAAGGATACGCTGATGCAGCTCGCCATCTATGCCGGCATCCCCGCCGGCGTGGAAGCCTTCCGGCTTGCGCGCGAAGTCTTTGCCGAAGTCGACAAGGCCTGATATCCATTCTTTCGTCGGCAGATCGGTTGCGTTATTCCATCAGCACGATAATCCGCGGCTCAACCGCGGGTTTATCCTATGGAAAGCTTGCTCCTGCTTCGAAAGAGAACGGCAGATCGCTGCTACACGCGCGCCATGCCGGCGACGCGGCCTTGCGAATATCCATAATTCGCAAACATATCCAATACACGCACCAAACGGCGCACCTGCGTCCCGTTTTTGCCAGAACTGGCAAGAATTAACAAAGACTTAAGCGTCTTTAACACATCTTGCCCCTACTGTTTTTCATGTTTTGGGCAGCGGTGTTTTATTGAAGTCGGTTTTTTCATATTCATTCGGCCGGGCCTTCGCAGCCCTTCGCGGTCTTAGACGGGACAGAACCGGCAACGTCGGGATCATCGTCGCTCTCAGCCTGGTGCCGATGCTCGTCGCAGTCGGCGCGAGCTTCGACTATATTCGCAGCTACAATGTCCGCCAGAAGATGCAGAGCGACCTCGATGCGGCGCTGATCGCCGCAGTCAAGCAGATCAACAACACCGGAGACACCGACGCCCTCAAGCTCAAGGTCACCGACTGGTTCCATGCTCAGGTGGAAAACAGCTACACGCTTGGCGAAATCGACATCGATACCACCAACCACAACATCACGGCGACGGCGAGCGGCACCGTTCCGACGACCTTCATGAAAATTGCCAATATCGATACCGTTCCGGTCAGCGTGGCAAGCGCCGTCAAGGGACCCGCGACCTCCTATCTCAATGTCTATATCGTCATCGACACGTCCCCGTCGATGCTCCTGGCGGCAACGACGGCAGGTCAGGCGACCATGTATTCCGGCATCGGCTGTCAATTCGCCTGCCACACCGGCGATTCGCACAAGGTCGGCAATAAGACATATGCCAACAACTATGAATACAGCACGGCAAAGAGCATCAAGCTGCGCGCCGATGTCGCCGGCGACGCGGTCAAGGACGTGCTCAGCCTGATTGACACATCCGACAAGAATCACGAACGGATCAAGGTCGGGCTCTATAGTCTGGGCGATACGCTGACGGAGGTTCTCGCCCCGACGCTGAGCACGGACACGGCGCGCACCCGCCTCACCACCGCAAGCTATGGCCTCACCAGCGCGACCTCGACGGCCGCCACCTATTTCGACGTTTCGCTCGCCACGCTCAAGCAGAAAGTCGGCGCCGGAGGGGATGGAACCACCTCAGCGTCGCCGCTCAAGCTGGTACTTCTGCTGACGGACGGCGTCCAGTCAAAGCGCGAATGGGTGACCGACAGCGTCGTATGGAAGAACAACCAGGCGATCTCTGGGGCATACTGGAATAAAGTCGCGCCGCTCAACCCCGATTGGTGCGGCTATCTGAAAAATCAATCCAATACGATGGCCGTGCTTTACACCGAATATCTGCCGATCACCACGGACTGGGGTTACAACGCAACTGTCGGCTCGACCATGGCGAGCGCCAACTGGAAGAACACCTGGGGCGGCACGATGGATAGCGGCGTATCGACCAGCATTACGCGGCGGGATTACATCCCCTATGCACTTGCCGACTGCGCATCGTCCAAGAGCCTGTTCCTGTCGGCATCCTCATCGACCGAGATCACCGCAGGCCTGTCGACGCTTTTCACCCAATATCTCTCTGCCGTTCGGTTGACCCAATGACGCGGAAAAAAATCTTCGCACCGCTGCGCCGTCTGGTCGGCGACCACAAGGGGGCTGCCGCGATCGAATTTGCGATCCTGGCCCTGCCGCTCTTCATCATTCTATTCGGCATTATCGAAGTGTCGCTGATGTTTTTCGTCAACTCCGCACTGGACGCTTCGGTTCACAAGATTTCCCGGATGATCCGCACTGGCGAGGTGGCGTCCTCCAAAATCACGCTGGCCGGTTTCAAGGCCAAGATATGCGACGACATGCTTCTGACGTTCGACTGCTCCAGCGGTCTCGTCGTCAAGGTGAACGTGCTTTCCGACATGTCCTCCGCTGCCAGCACGGATCCCATCGACAACAGTGGCAAACTCACCGTCACCGAGACTTATGATATTGGCAAGGGCAGCGACTACATCCTGGTTCAGGCGTTCCTGCCGTGGACTGCGGTCGCCAATTTCCTCAGCCTGTCGAACGCCAAGCTTTCCGACGGCCGCTACCTGCTTGGATCTGCCGCTCTGTTCCGCAACGAGCCCTTCTGACATGACCAAGAAATCGAGCCGGTCCCTTTTCCGCTTTGCGCGGTCGCGCATCCGGCATATCGCGCGCGACCGATCGGCTGCTTCGGGTGTCGAATTCGCACTCGTGCTGCCGATCCTGCTGATGCTGCTGTTCGGCACCGTCGATCTCGGCCATGCGCTGACGGTCAGCCGAAAGATCGACGAGATCGCCTCGTCCACCGGCGACATGATAGCCCAGCAGAGCTCCTGGACGAAAACCGACGTCGCCAAGCTTCTTTCCGGCGCCAGCTTCATCCTGCAGCCTTATGACACCAGCAAGCTGACGATCACGGTTGCGGTCAACGATGTCAATGCGAGCGGCAGTGCGACCGTCAACTGGTCTGCCGCGCTCAACACCACGGCGCTGAATTCCGGCACCGCGAGCGCGGTCACCATCCCCTCGACAATCAAGGAAACCGGCGTGCAGGTCGTGCTGACCCGTGTACAATACACGTTGACGACGCCGGTCTCGGAG
This sequence is a window from Rhizobium sp. CIAT894. Protein-coding genes within it:
- a CDS encoding carboxymuconolactone decarboxylase family protein, yielding MSQEMFERGLAIRKEVLGADYVEKALGAADDFNRDFQNLVTEYCWGAGWGRSALTRRDKSLLNLVMLGALNRSHEFKLHVKGALTNGCSREEIKDTLMQLAIYAGIPAGVEAFRLAREVFAEVDKA
- a CDS encoding TadE/TadG family type IV pilus assembly protein, giving the protein MTRKKIFAPLRRLVGDHKGAAAIEFAILALPLFIILFGIIEVSLMFFVNSALDASVHKISRMIRTGEVASSKITLAGFKAKICDDMLLTFDCSSGLVVKVNVLSDMSSAASTDPIDNSGKLTVTETYDIGKGSDYILVQAFLPWTAVANFLSLSNAKLSDGRYLLGSAALFRNEPF
- a CDS encoding TadE/TadG family type IV pilus assembly protein, with product MTKKSSRSLFRFARSRIRHIARDRSAASGVEFALVLPILLMLLFGTVDLGHALTVSRKIDEIASSTGDMIAQQSSWTKTDVAKLLSGASFILQPYDTSKLTITVAVNDVNASGSATVNWSAALNTTALNSGTASAVTIPSTIKETGVQVVLTRVQYTLTTPVSEFFSSFTGQNGYSFDRYFFNRPRVSDTIKYN
- a CDS encoding TadE/TadG family type IV pilus assembly protein, translating into MKSVFSYSFGRAFAALRGLRRDRTGNVGIIVALSLVPMLVAVGASFDYIRSYNVRQKMQSDLDAALIAAVKQINNTGDTDALKLKVTDWFHAQVENSYTLGEIDIDTTNHNITATASGTVPTTFMKIANIDTVPVSVASAVKGPATSYLNVYIVIDTSPSMLLAATTAGQATMYSGIGCQFACHTGDSHKVGNKTYANNYEYSTAKSIKLRADVAGDAVKDVLSLIDTSDKNHERIKVGLYSLGDTLTEVLAPTLSTDTARTRLTTASYGLTSATSTAATYFDVSLATLKQKVGAGGDGTTSASPLKLVLLLTDGVQSKREWVTDSVVWKNNQAISGAYWNKVAPLNPDWCGYLKNQSNTMAVLYTEYLPITTDWGYNATVGSTMASANWKNTWGGTMDSGVSTSITRRDYIPYALADCASSKSLFLSASSSTEITAGLSTLFTQYLSAVRLTQ